The window CGGCGAATTCCAGAGCATCAAAATGACATCATGGCGGAACTCGGCATGTCAGCTCAGCCACTGGGCAATGCCCAACAAATGGTTTGAAGAAATCGGACTGTTCGCGATGAATGAAATTCAAACGGGAGTGCTTCCTCTTTTTACAACGAGATAAGGATGAACAAGAGCCGTGTACGAGGCCCGTACGCACGGTTCTGTGAGAGGGATGAAGCAGACTTGATCAGCTGCTTCACCCTACTCGATGAGGATTCAGCAATTGAAAATAATTGACAGGTCAATGAATAAATCGGATAACCCTGTTTCGATTATGAGTGCTTATTTGTACCACATGTGGTTGAGGCTGATTGTGGGAACTATTGTCGGATTAGATGATATGGAGAATGCATGATACAGGCTATATTAGTTATTGTTGCCGGAATTGCAGCCGGATTTTTTTTAAAAGAAAGAGAAAAAATACTATCCGGTTTTGAAAAAGTATCGTCAGTAACCATCTATCTGCTTCTTTTTCTTATGGGGCTTTCTGTGGGAACTAATTCGACAGTCTTGAGCTCGTTTCCAAAAGTTGGCAAAATTGCGATTGTTCTGACATTCGGAGCTCTTGGCGGAAGCATATTTTTTTCTTATATTGTAGACCGGCTTTTTTTTAAGGAATGATTTATGAAAGCGGGATTGTTAATCATCGTTATTTTCGGATCAGGTGTGCTTTCCGGGATATTTTCTATTCTTCCTGATTTTATTACCCGAGCCGACTATTCAACATATGTTTTGTATGTCCTGCTTTTTGCTGTTGGGGCCGGGATGGGCGGAAGCAGGCAATGCTTTGATGCCCTTAAAAATATCAGCCCAAGAATTCTGTTAATACCTTTTTCTGTGGTTGCAGGCAGCCTTGTAGGGGCAGCACTTGCGTCATTTGCGATTACAGGAATTTCTGTTCAGGAATCCATGGGTGTCGTTGCCGGATTTGGATATTATAGCCTCTCAAGTATTTTGATCAAGCAGATAAGGAATGAGACGCTTGGAGTGATAGCTCTGCTTTCAAATTTAACAAGGGAAATTGTCACCCTGCTTTTTGCACCTTTCATAATAAAATATTTTGGTCGTCTTGCGGGTATTGCAGCCGGTGGAGCCACATCCATGGATACCACCTTGCCTGTTATAACAAAATTCTCCGGATCAGAAGCAGGCGTCTTGTCAGTTTTCAGTGGTGTTCTTTTGACTTTCGCAGTCCCGTTTATAATCAGTTTTATTTTTAGTTTCTGATTTATTAGTTTATGGTCTCCCCAAAAGCCAGAAAAGGGCTCCAGCGTCATGCCGGTCTTTGTATTTTCAAATACTTCTGGATTCCGGCCTGCGCCGGAATGAGGATAATCGGACTTTTTGCGACGTTGTCATTTTTATTTTCATCCGATCCTGAGCGCCCTTGCCACTCTTCTTATTCTGCACCAGGCATGATTATAATCGCTTGACATGGAAAGTCCTTTTAGATGAACAGCCGCATCAGTCGGAAATTCGCCGCGGACTTTAAGGATGGATCTGTACCATGAAGGTATTTCCATGGAGTAAAATCTTTCAAGTTCCTGCGATAATCTTCTGCATCCCTGTATTCCTCGTATAAAATTGTCGCTATCTTTTTCATCATCCAAATCTTGGGGTGCAACTGATTCAAGATATCCTATCATTCCTGAAATGATATTTTTTTTGATTCTTCTGTATTTAATTAGGGGAAGAATCAGAAAACGGATGGTCCCATAAGTCAGGAACCAGATTCCAAGTATAGAAATGACAAAAGGTATAAAAGGCTCTACAGTTTTAATGTCCATAAAAGTCTCAAGCTGGATAGTGTTATTGTCTTCTTTTCGCTTCGTATGGCTTGAAATACACTTTCCCCAAGCTGTTTTGAAGCGTTTTTTACTTGATGGTCTCGCAAAAAGTCAAAAAAGTGCTTCGGCGTTATGCCGGACTTGATCCTGCATCTATTACTTTCAGATACTTGTGGATCTCGGCCTGTGCAGGAATGACGAAAATCTGACTTTTTGCGACCTTGTCTTACTTGTTGGCGTTACTTATCTTATTTTGATGCGATTGCTTTTTCTATGGCAGTTTTCGACTGCAAGCGTGAAAGATCAAACATTTTCAGATCCTCGAAAATATAATCAAAAAATCCTTCCTGGGTACTAATCTCAATCTCTGATAGTTCAATGTGTTTGTATTTGCTTTCTTTCAGGGCTTCATCGCTTACAAGCTTATTTATGAGCTGTATTTTATCTCTTTCTCCAGCATACGTGCCATTGAAAGTGATTTCAGTTTTAAGATCTTCCAAGGCGGTTTTGTTTGTCGGAAGAGTGCCGAGCCATCTGTGGTTAATTGGCCTTGCCACAAAAATAATATCCGAGTGTACGAGTTCGCTTAATAAAATTTGTCTATAGTAAGCGCCATCAATTTCCCTCGTATCAGCTTCAAAACCGTACTGATATATCCATAAACCTTTTTTTACTGCGTCAGCCGAAATTTTTTCATATCTCGTTCTTAATCTGTATTTGTTTTTATCTCCAAACCTGACACGCATTTTTTCAGCAGCAGCGTCATTCAGATATACGGTTTCAGTCCCTGTAACAGGTTCATAAGTATTGAAAACAATGCCTGTTTCGCTGTTGTTGAAAGCTGAGCCGATGCTTTTGAAAAAATCGACCGGGAACTCCGGGTTAAGCTCTTTTGCCGGAATTAGCGCCATTGCTTCAGGTAATGGATTAATATTTGAAGGGGTTTTCATCGATTTAAGGAAAAATTTTTTCAGATTTTCGGTATAGTCGCTCAAACATTCAAAATAAGCTGGCTTGAAAACTCCACCCTTGCCGAAAATAGCCATTGCCATGAGGTCAAGGCTGTTGTTCTTGAATGGAGTCGATTCATCAATGTCAGCTACCAGAATGGATCTGAGATCCTTCCGTGATTCACGTTCCTTAAGATATTTATGCACCCAATAAATTTGACCCGATGTGCATGAAATGAGATCCGGCTCAAGATTCAAATCCATTGCAGCTTGAAGAAAACCAGCTCCATGGGCATTGTTGCCGGCAAGACCGCCAAGTGCGAATGCAAAGCTTTTGTCTGTTTTTTTCATTCAGCCCCTATTTTTGGCAGGATAGCAATAGCTCATATTTATGTTATTCCGGCGAAGGCCGAAATAACATAAAACGGACTTTTTGCGACCTTGCCATTTTTTATATTCAAGGAAAACGTAATACCTAAAACAGATGATTAAGGTAAGTCTTTTGCTCAAGACAGTTCTGAATAAAGAGCTATGTATTCCTTCGCTGTTTTATGATTGGGCTCCATAAAAACAAGAGGTTTTGATGATTCATGTGATTCTCTTACTTTTACCGAGACCGATAGTTTTGTATCAAATACAGGATGACCTTCTGTCTGGAGATCTTCCACAATCTGCTTTGGAAGTTTTGCCCTGTCCATATATTGATTTGCGATGATGCCTTCAACTTTTAGAGTCGGATTATGGTCTGCCCTTATTTCATTAATATTTCCCATGAGACTGTAAAGTGCGTGTCTTGAAAATGCGTCACAGTCAAAAGGTATCAGGCATGCATCAGCAGCGATAAGTGCTGATCTGCTGTAAAAATTCAGGGCTGGAGGAGTGTCCATATAAATATCATCGAATGTATCAAGGCTTGCCAGTGCTTCTTTTAGTTTGTACATTTTATATCTGTGCTCAAGCTTTGATTCTAGTTCTCCAAGTTCGGGATGGGACTGGATCAGATAGAGATTCTTGAACGGAGTTTCAACAATATAAGAGTCCACTTTTTTAGAACCGAAAAATGAATAAAGGAGATCGTTGAAGTATTCAGACAGAGTGCCGTCCTTGCTTTCCGGAGATTTCCCAAGAAGATACTGGGTTGCATTGCACTGAGGGTCAAGATCAACAACGAGAATCTTTTTGCCAAGTGAAGCACCAACTGCCGCAAGATTACAGGTTATAGTAGTTTTGCCTACTCCGCCTTTCTGATTGAATACGGCTCTCCGCATTTGATGATCTCCATAATACTGTGGTCATTTATGATTCTAAGGGGCGCCTGTAAAAATGCCTTTTTGTGCTTTATCTGCGTCAGCGTCGTACCCGTTGAAGAAAAACAGTCTGTATATTCAAAGGCACATTCAAAATTTTGATTCTTATTGGTGCGTCATTTTCGGAAACCCATTTTGTCAGCGACTTGTGTGATGCAAAAACAATGTAAATTATACCAGTTATTGTGTCTGGCATTAATACAATACCACGATATATGTTGTCAAGAAGGCATGCTGGTCATATTAAAAAAGGGGCTTCAATGATACCGGATTTTCTTTAAGGAGTATTTACATATTGGAAAAAAAGTTTACGCCATGCGCTAATTTTTCAGAATATATAAATATACTGCTCAGGGCTTCAATTGAGGTTTTAAAAAATGATGGGCTCGCAAAAAATCAAAAAATGGCACAGGTGTCATGTCGGACTTGATTCTATATCTTAGTATTTTCAGATAGTTCTGGGTGTCGGCCCGCTCAGGAATGACGGAAATAAGACTTTATGTGATTTTGTCAAATTGAGGCTGGAATGAGTGGCTGAGATAATTGATTTTTTCCTCATTCAGCCCTTTCCCCAAACAAGAGAGAGAATAAAAAAATTGGGTTAATCCAGAGCCTATAAAATTTGTGGTCTGAATTTTGCTATCAGGATTGTGTTATCAAATAACTGATAAACTGAAAGGAGGCCATTAATGCTAATTTACTGTGAAGGCTGCGGAGCCCGCTATCAGA of the Desulforegula conservatrix Mb1Pa genome contains:
- a CDS encoding LysO family transporter, with the translated sequence MIQAILVIVAGIAAGFFLKEREKILSGFEKVSSVTIYLLLFLMGLSVGTNSTVLSSFPKVGKIAIVLTFGALGGSIFFSYIVDRLFFKE
- a CDS encoding ParA family protein; this translates as MRRAVFNQKGGVGKTTITCNLAAVGASLGKKILVVDLDPQCNATQYLLGKSPESKDGTLSEYFNDLLYSFFGSKKVDSYIVETPFKNLYLIQSHPELGELESKLEHRYKMYKLKEALASLDTFDDIYMDTPPALNFYSRSALIAADACLIPFDCDAFSRHALYSLMGNINEIRADHNPTLKVEGIIANQYMDRAKLPKQIVEDLQTEGHPVFDTKLSVSVKVRESHESSKPLVFMEPNHKTAKEYIALYSELS
- a CDS encoding lysine exporter LysO family protein produces the protein MKAGLLIIVIFGSGVLSGIFSILPDFITRADYSTYVLYVLLFAVGAGMGGSRQCFDALKNISPRILLIPFSVVAGSLVGAALASFAITGISVQESMGVVAGFGYYSLSSILIKQIRNETLGVIALLSNLTREIVTLLFAPFIIKYFGRLAGIAAGGATSMDTTLPVITKFSGSEAGVLSVFSGVLLTFAVPFIISFIFSF